The DNA window GAGTCGAAACTTGGTAGATTTtttgaggagaagaaggattaaCAGGTAAGAGTCTAGAATTGGTGGATGCAAACAGGGCAGCATTGGTTGTTGTGAACCACAGGGAGGAAACCCTAGAAGAGTCtccaaaatagagaagaaggatAACACTACTGATTACTTATTGTTCTATTACCATGTAACAATATCAAGAATAAGGAATCAGTACTTGTGCATGTGTcaaggaggagaaaaagaagagaaggagaacaaAGGAACACAAGGTTGGCATCAGAATACCCAAACCGTGACCCCCAGTTCTTATTTGTAAGATATTATGTGTGCTATTGCAATTAAGGACGCATAAGCCTACCAATAAGAAATAGTGACTAAAACACCACTTAGCCTGTGGTACAGCATATTAATATTTTCCAAATGAATTCTTTGTTTACAGAAAGGACAGAGACAGCACTAGagatatgtattttttttttactaactcCTGGGTTAATTTTACCTAATTATTAAAGTTGTCAAAAGCTTCTTACACAAACCAGCAAAGTGACAGAACTTATTTCCAGTAGCAGTGCTGAATGATTGCCTGTTTTTCAAAAACTTGGAATGTGTCCCATTTAGGTTCACATTCTCAGCCTTAATGTAATTGTAAGATTTGGAATGCATTTAAAATGTACAAGTCTCTAATATACTACTACTAGAAGGGTACAAAATTTCCCTCTATACTGCAAAGCATGAAGAAACAGTCTATTGAACTACTAATACGCATAAAGAGAATAGCAGATGTTAGTAGTTACCTTCAAAGTAAGGATTAGCAGTTTATTTGCTAAAGATTTTCCAGAAACAGTCTATTGAACTACTAATACGCATAAAGAGAATAGCAGATGTTAGTAGTTACCTTCAAAGTAAGGATTAGCAGTTCATTTGCTAAAGATTTTCCAGACATTActttttgttgttgaagatGTGATGCCAGCATTGAAGACATATGCAAGAAGGAAGAATAGGCTTCAGCAGCCTATCGAGTAGGGCTGGACAGCAGCCATACGATTTTgttatttgggggttttttttttctggttcagtTCATTGCAACGAACCAGTTGGGGAAATTTAAGTTATGTTAGGcttcttaggagtcaagttattagtagTTAGATTCTATTCTTATCATTCTATTTCCAGTTCTTAGAAACTTTTGTTTTAGAGAGAATCAGTTGGGAGGTTTCCTATTTTGAAACCTTCAAATTGCTAGGATGttatcctcccccccccccgggtGGCCATTATCACTATAAATACAAGGGTCAGGCTCCATGGAAGCCCATGATTTTTACAAACTAAattgctgctgctactgctacttCTCTTACTGAGAAattgctttgtgtttgatcaaagtttATAGACTGGTTTTAATCCGGTGACTCTTTGCAGTGAGAAGCCCAAAAGGTCGTATCGTCTATcgttatcttcttcttctatagtCATTCAAGTTGTTATTCTGCTTCAACCATTACAGGTATTTAAATATTGTTCTTCTCTCAGTTCTGTCAAGAAATTCCTGAATTACTTGTGCAACAATTCATATCTTCCTACAGCAAACCAGCCATCAGCTAGGACTGAGTTTTTGGTCGAACCATCACCCCCATCTAGGGTCCCCTTCGATCCAAATTTCAGGTCATTCTGACCTGTGGATGGTGAGACATAAGAAATCACCATATTTTTGTCCTGTAGTGGTTTTCCAGGCTTGGAATTGAAATCAATAGTGTGGACCTGATTCCTCTCGTCTCCTATAATGTTTGTTCATGTTTTATGAGTTGCTCTAACCCTGTTTCAGTACCTGAAATGCCCCTTCATATCTGTTTACTATTCTGATCTATTTCTGAAATTGATAGGCTTGATTCCCAGAtcaatttcttctttcattctgATCTGTTTATATTGCTGTTGCCCTTGATTATTGGTTTCTCTTTGATAGTACACTGCAGCAGTGGGAttaggttgacttgtcaatcctagttctacattaagatGTGGGTGTTAACATGAAAAAAACTCACCACTGATCAATATTAGCTATCATCCTGATGCATCATTAATTTATTCTATCAAATTCTTCTATATAGTATGATAGAGGGAGAAGTGTTACCCCTTGCAGATATCGCTCCTCCAGTTACACACCCAGCAACAACAGTATTCGTCATGTCATGCTTAGCCCGTGCCTGGACACAAGTAGtccttgataaaaaaaaaaaaaaaaaaaaaaaaaaaaaaaaaaaaaaatccaagcccTATCTAATAGCAAAAACgtttttggcttcttttctaACAAGTTAGCTTAATCTCACCTTCTCAACAACACATTCTGCAGCCGAGAAGATCAATCCCATCATTGCAAATGTCTTGGCTGAACTTAAACTCCTCCTTCCCATCTGCTTTGCTGTATACACGAATTGTTGCCTTGCAGTCATTTCGTCTTGCATTAGAGGATTATCCAATGCCCCAAGAAACATACCCATGAAAAAACCTAGCCCACCACCtacaaaaaatttccattgaaGAGCAAAACTCATTTAAAAAGAATTTCAACCCTGACCTAATAGACCCAATTGTCAAATTTCCAATTGAAAAGACTAGAAATAATCTGTCATAAGCAAATAAACAAGTATCATGGTCCAACATAAATAATTAATGAACAGCTCCGCATGGACTGTGAAGC is part of the Macadamia integrifolia cultivar HAES 741 chromosome 9, SCU_Mint_v3, whole genome shotgun sequence genome and encodes:
- the LOC122088320 gene encoding mitochondrial import inner membrane translocase subunit TIM22-4-like, giving the protein MASTSDSESSTASSSSSKETQKPQMEPLRLPTIEEIRGQDIWNNCAVRSVVSGVMGGGLGFFMGMFLGALDNPLMQDEMTARQQFVYTAKQMGRRSLSSAKTFAMMGLIFSAAECVVEKARAKHDMTNTVVAGCVTGGAISARGGPKAACVGCAGFATFSVLIEKFLERYE